A region of Massilia sp. KIM DNA encodes the following proteins:
- the rbfA gene encoding 30S ribosome-binding factor RbfA, translating into MAKHSKSIPSRGLRVADQIQKDLSELIAFELKDPRVGMVTISEVQLTPDYAHAKVYFTLLKDSPDEVKQTVEGLSKAAGYLRNQLGKRLHIHTLPQLHFVHDTSTSRGLQMSALIDKANATRAADYDEQQDSE; encoded by the coding sequence ATGGCAAAACACAGCAAAAGCATCCCCTCGCGCGGCCTGCGCGTCGCCGACCAGATCCAGAAGGACCTGTCCGAACTGATCGCCTTCGAGCTGAAGGACCCGCGCGTCGGCATGGTCACCATCAGCGAAGTCCAGCTCACCCCGGACTACGCCCACGCCAAGGTGTATTTCACCCTGCTCAAGGACAGCCCGGACGAGGTGAAGCAGACCGTGGAAGGCCTGTCCAAGGCCGCCGGCTACCTGCGCAACCAGCTCGGCAAGCGCCTGCACATCCATACCCTGCCGCAGCTGCACTTCGTGCACGACACCTCGACCTCGCGCGGCCTGCAGATGTCGGCCCTGATCGACAAGGCCAACGCCACCCGCGCGGCCGACTATGACGAGCAGCAGGATTCGGAGTGA
- the typA gene encoding translational GTPase TypA: MSNSKRAIRNIAIIAHVDHGKTTLVDQLLRQSGTFRENQAVDTRVMDSNDLEKERGITILSKNCAVEYEGTHINIVDTPGHADFGGEVERVLSMVDSVLLLVDAQEGPMPQTRFVTRKALALGLKPIVVVNKIDRPGARADWAINQTFELFDKLGATDEQLDFPIVYASGLNGYAGMDESVRGGDMKPLFDAILKYVPVRDDNPDGPLQMQITSLDYSSYVGKIGIGRINRGRIKPGMDVIVMNGQDDKAPIKGRINQVLNFKGLERVQVEEAVAGDIVLINGIEDIGIGVTLCSPDVPEALPMLTVDEPTLTMNFMVNTSPLAGREGKFVTSRQLRDRLDRELKSNVALRVLPTDDDTVFEVSGRGELHLTILLENMRREGFELAVSRPRVVFKEIDGVKCEPYENLTVDVEEVNQGGVMEELGRRRGDLQNMESDGKGRVRLEYRIPARGLIGFQGDFMTLTRGTGLMSHVFDAYAPVDTGKGELAGRRNGVLISQDDGQAVAYALWKLQDRGRMFVEHNTPVYEGMIIGIHSRDNDLVVNPIKGKQLTNVRASGTDEAVRLVPPIQMSLEYAVEFIEDDELVEITPKSIRLRKRFLKEHERKKASRENA, translated from the coding sequence ATGTCAAACTCCAAACGCGCGATCCGTAATATCGCAATCATTGCCCACGTTGACCACGGCAAGACCACCCTCGTGGACCAGCTGCTGCGCCAGTCGGGCACCTTCCGTGAAAACCAGGCGGTGGATACCCGCGTGATGGACTCGAACGACCTCGAAAAGGAACGTGGCATCACGATTCTGTCGAAGAACTGCGCGGTCGAGTACGAAGGCACCCACATCAACATCGTCGACACCCCGGGCCACGCCGACTTCGGCGGCGAGGTCGAGCGCGTGCTGTCGATGGTCGATTCGGTGCTGCTGCTGGTCGACGCCCAGGAAGGCCCGATGCCCCAGACCCGCTTCGTGACCCGCAAGGCGCTGGCCCTGGGCCTGAAGCCGATCGTGGTGGTCAACAAGATCGACCGTCCGGGCGCGCGCGCCGACTGGGCGATCAACCAGACCTTCGAACTGTTCGACAAGCTGGGCGCCACCGACGAGCAGCTCGACTTCCCGATCGTCTACGCTTCGGGCCTGAACGGCTATGCCGGCATGGACGAAAGCGTGCGTGGCGGCGACATGAAGCCGCTGTTCGACGCCATCCTGAAATACGTGCCGGTGCGTGACGACAACCCGGACGGCCCCCTGCAGATGCAGATCACCTCGCTGGACTACTCGTCCTACGTCGGCAAGATCGGCATCGGCCGCATCAACCGCGGCCGCATCAAGCCGGGCATGGACGTGATCGTCATGAACGGCCAGGACGACAAGGCCCCGATCAAGGGTCGCATCAACCAGGTCCTGAACTTCAAGGGCCTGGAGCGCGTGCAGGTGGAAGAAGCGGTCGCCGGCGACATCGTCCTGATCAACGGTATCGAAGACATCGGCATCGGCGTGACCCTGTGCTCGCCGGACGTGCCGGAAGCGCTGCCGATGCTGACCGTGGACGAGCCGACCCTGACCATGAACTTCATGGTCAACACCTCGCCGCTGGCCGGCCGCGAAGGCAAGTTCGTGACCAGCCGCCAGCTGCGCGACCGTCTGGACCGCGAACTGAAGTCGAACGTGGCGCTGCGCGTGCTGCCGACCGACGACGACACCGTGTTCGAAGTCTCGGGCCGTGGCGAACTGCACCTGACCATTCTGCTGGAAAACATGCGCCGCGAAGGTTTCGAACTGGCCGTGTCGCGTCCGCGCGTGGTGTTCAAGGAAATCGACGGCGTCAAGTGCGAGCCGTATGAAAACCTGACCGTCGACGTGGAAGAAGTGAACCAGGGCGGCGTGATGGAAGAACTGGGCCGCCGCCGTGGCGACCTGCAGAACATGGAAAGCGACGGCAAGGGCCGCGTGCGTCTTGAGTACCGCATTCCGGCACGTGGCCTGATTGGCTTCCAGGGCGACTTCATGACCCTGACCCGCGGCACCGGCCTGATGAGCCACGTGTTCGACGCCTACGCCCCGGTCGACACCGGCAAGGGCGAACTGGCCGGCCGCCGCAATGGCGTGCTGATCTCGCAGGACGACGGCCAGGCCGTCGCCTACGCGCTGTGGAAGCTGCAGGACCGCGGCCGCATGTTCGTCGAGCACAACACCCCGGTGTACGAAGGCATGATCATCGGCATCCACTCGCGCGACAACGACCTGGTCGTGAACCCGATCAAGGGCAAGCAGCTGACCAACGTGCGCGCCTCGGGCACCGACGAAGCCGTGCGCCTGGTGCCGCCGATCCAGATGTCGCTCGAATACGCCGTCGAGTTCATCGAGGACGACGAGCTAGTCGAGATCACCCCGAAGAGCATCCGCCTGCGCAAGCGCTTCCTGAAGGAGCACGAGCGCAAGAAGGCTAGCCGCGAAAACGCATAA
- the rimP gene encoding ribosome maturation factor RimP, which produces MQQFELIAKTVSGLGYELVDVERGERGILRVYIDFPADVAEEKGAISVEDCATVSHQLSHVLTVENVDYERLEVSSPGLDRPVRTLADFARFAGYECTVKLRVPMPGTANRKTFTGILRGVEGDKVGLEFENKDGSALLEFTLAELDKARLVPQVDFRSRKA; this is translated from the coding sequence GTGCAGCAGTTTGAATTAATCGCCAAGACAGTCAGTGGCCTCGGCTACGAACTCGTTGACGTCGAGCGGGGCGAGCGCGGCATCCTGCGTGTGTACATCGATTTCCCGGCCGACGTGGCCGAGGAAAAAGGCGCGATCTCGGTGGAAGACTGCGCCACGGTGAGCCACCAGTTGTCGCACGTGCTGACGGTCGAGAATGTCGATTACGAACGGCTCGAGGTTTCCTCGCCGGGCCTGGACCGTCCGGTCCGGACCCTGGCCGATTTCGCGCGCTTCGCGGGCTACGAGTGCACGGTCAAGCTGCGCGTCCCGATGCCGGGCACCGCGAACCGCAAGACCTTCACCGGCATCCTGCGCGGCGTCGAGGGCGACAAGGTCGGTTTGGAATTTGAAAATAAAGATGGTTCGGCGTTGTTGGAATTTACGCTGGCCGAATTGGACAAGGCACGTTTGGTGCCACAGGTGGATTTTAGGAGTCGCAAAGCATGA
- a CDS encoding porin family protein → MKKLIFAIVAGSAIVGAAQAQSTAGRGYVGAAAVSAKNQTVDAHKADGKLFAGYDFNQNMGVEAGWVNHHKTDFARGAVNGSTEGYGTYVAAKYTVPVNERVSAYGKLGVSHSERKLNTNLGRIKDDDTGGYGGLGLQYQVNQNVALTAEFERYGKSKDYGAKPNVWSVGMKYGF, encoded by the coding sequence ATGAAGAAGCTGATTTTTGCCATCGTCGCAGGTAGCGCCATCGTCGGCGCCGCGCAAGCCCAATCGACCGCAGGACGCGGCTATGTGGGCGCCGCCGCCGTGAGCGCCAAGAACCAGACCGTCGACGCCCACAAGGCGGACGGCAAGCTGTTCGCCGGCTACGACTTCAACCAGAACATGGGTGTGGAAGCGGGTTGGGTCAACCACCACAAGACCGACTTCGCCCGTGGCGCCGTGAACGGCAGCACCGAAGGCTACGGCACCTATGTGGCGGCCAAGTACACGGTTCCGGTGAACGAGCGCGTCTCGGCCTACGGCAAGCTGGGCGTTTCGCACAGCGAGCGCAAGCTGAACACCAACCTGGGCCGTATCAAGGATGACGACACCGGCGGCTACGGCGGCTTGGGTCTGCAGTACCAGGTGAACCAGAACGTGGCCCTGACCGCCGAGTTCGAGCGCTACGGCAAGAGCAAGGACTACGGCGCGAAGCCGAATGTCTGGAGTGTGGGCATGAAGTACGGTTTCTGA
- the truB gene encoding tRNA pseudouridine(55) synthase TruB, which translates to MNARPPKKPRDLVDGVLLLDKPVGLSSNDALIKAKRVFNAKKAGHTGTLDPFATGLLPLCFGEATKFSQDLLEADKTYEATVHLGIMTSTGDTEGEVVEQLPVDVSLEQIEAALARFRGPILQVPPMYSALKRDGKALYEYAREGITLEREARPVTIHGLELLGYEAPFLRIRVTCSKGTYVRVLGEDIGAALGCGAHLNALRRVEVGNLDGQHMISLEDLLAHPDPLSLLRPVDALLSTFPAVELTPELAKRFLQGQRLALRKETVMVPVDGGRVRVYHEGRLLGTGQLGDYAILAPERLISTAGPA; encoded by the coding sequence GTGAACGCGCGTCCGCCCAAGAAGCCGCGCGACCTGGTCGACGGCGTGCTGCTGCTCGATAAGCCGGTCGGCCTGTCCTCGAACGACGCCCTGATCAAGGCCAAGCGCGTATTCAACGCCAAGAAGGCCGGCCATACCGGCACCCTCGATCCCTTCGCCACCGGCCTCCTGCCGCTGTGCTTCGGCGAGGCGACCAAGTTCTCCCAGGATTTGCTGGAGGCCGACAAGACCTACGAGGCAACGGTGCACCTGGGCATCATGACCAGCACCGGCGACACCGAAGGGGAGGTGGTCGAGCAATTGCCGGTCGACGTGAGCCTGGAGCAGATCGAGGCGGCGCTGGCGCGCTTTCGCGGTCCCATCCTGCAGGTGCCGCCCATGTATTCCGCGCTCAAGCGCGACGGCAAGGCGCTCTACGAATATGCGCGCGAAGGCATCACCCTGGAACGCGAAGCGCGCCCGGTGACCATCCACGGCCTGGAACTGCTCGGCTATGAAGCGCCTTTCCTCAGGATCCGCGTGACCTGCAGCAAGGGCACCTATGTGCGCGTGCTGGGCGAGGACATCGGCGCGGCCCTGGGCTGCGGCGCCCACCTGAACGCGCTGCGCCGGGTCGAGGTCGGCAACCTGGACGGCCAGCACATGATTTCCCTGGAAGACCTGCTGGCCCATCCGGACCCGCTCTCGCTGCTGCGCCCGGTCGACGCGCTGCTCTCCACCTTCCCCGCGGTCGAGCTCACGCCGGAACTGGCCAAGCGCTTCCTGCAAGGCCAGCGCCTGGCCCTGCGCAAGGAAACCGTGATGGTGCCGGTTGACGGCGGCCGCGTGCGGGTCTACCACGAAGGCCGCCTGCTGGGCACCGGCCAGCTGGGCGACTACGCCATCCTGGCGCCCGAGCGCCTGATTTCCACGGCCGGCCCGGCCTGA
- the infB gene encoding translation initiation factor IF-2 — MASNNVAQFATELKMPADLLLTQLRSAGVEKSSTSDPLSKDDKDKLLNHLRRTHGAGETGEKKKITVTRKETTEIKQADASGKSRTIQVEVRKKRTFVQRDDLVTTKPAAPAAPVIDAAEQARREEEARRQAELIARQEADLREKQERLAKLEEEKAAQAKAAEEQAKREAEEQAKREAAKAAAAAAPNAGAAQADASDENAKREAAEAKARAEQAAKEAAERAAATERARKAVADEVAQIKAMMSQPRRVIKAPEPVAKPATAATPAAPAGGTLHKPADKKPGEVKKADDKKPGDKKSIKSANVSSTWSDDAKKRGGPSVKTRGGAGAGATGGRDGWRSGGGRGRRGGHGDDRESNFQAPTEAIVKDVHVPETITVAELAHKMSVKASEVIKQLMKLGQMCTINQVLDQETAMIVVEEMGHKAYAAAVDDPEALLADQGEHAEFESKPRAPVVTVMGHVDHGKTSLLDYIRRAKVAAGEAGGITQHIGAYHVDTPRGMITFLDTPGHEAFTAMRARGAKATDIVILVVAADDGVMPQTKEAIAHAKAAGVPLVVAINKIDKQGANTDRVTQELVGEGVVPEEYGGDSPFVPVSAKTGQGIDDLLENVLLQAEVLELKAPVESPARGLVVEARLDKGRGPVATILVQSGTLKRGDVVLAGSSFGRVRAMLDENGKSIAEAGPSIPVEIQGLTEVPTAGEEAMVMADERKAREIALFRQGKFRDVKLAKQQAAKLENMFDQMAEGEVKNLPLIIKTDVQGSQEALVGSLQKLSTSEVRVQVVHAAVGGISESDVNLAVASKAVIIGFNARADASARKLAEANGVDIRYYSIIYDAIDEIKTAMSGMLAPEKREHITGQVEIRQVILVSKVGAIAGCLVTDGVVKRSSSVRLLRNNIVVWTGEIDSLKRFKDDVKEVRAGLECGLSLKNYNDIQVGDTLEVFEVQEVARTL; from the coding sequence ATGGCGAGTAACAACGTAGCCCAATTTGCCACCGAACTGAAGATGCCTGCAGACCTGCTGCTGACGCAGCTGCGCTCGGCCGGCGTCGAGAAAAGTTCGACGTCAGATCCATTGTCGAAAGATGATAAGGACAAGCTGCTCAACCACCTGCGCCGCACCCACGGCGCGGGCGAAACCGGTGAGAAGAAAAAGATCACGGTGACCCGCAAGGAAACCACCGAGATCAAGCAGGCTGACGCATCTGGCAAATCGCGGACCATCCAGGTCGAAGTGCGCAAGAAGCGTACCTTCGTGCAACGTGACGACCTGGTCACCACCAAGCCGGCCGCCCCCGCGGCGCCGGTGATCGACGCCGCCGAGCAGGCGCGTCGTGAGGAAGAAGCCCGCCGCCAGGCCGAGCTGATCGCGCGTCAGGAAGCCGACCTGCGCGAGAAGCAGGAACGCCTGGCCAAGCTGGAAGAAGAAAAGGCCGCCCAGGCCAAGGCCGCCGAAGAGCAGGCCAAGCGCGAAGCCGAAGAACAGGCCAAGCGCGAAGCCGCCAAGGCAGCCGCTGCCGCCGCCCCGAACGCCGGTGCGGCCCAGGCCGACGCCTCCGACGAGAACGCCAAGCGCGAAGCCGCGGAAGCCAAGGCGCGCGCCGAACAGGCCGCCAAGGAAGCCGCAGAACGCGCCGCCGCCACCGAGCGTGCGCGCAAGGCCGTGGCCGACGAAGTGGCCCAGATCAAGGCCATGATGAGCCAGCCGCGCCGCGTGATCAAGGCGCCGGAACCGGTCGCCAAGCCGGCGACCGCCGCGACCCCGGCCGCGCCGGCCGGCGGCACCCTGCACAAGCCGGCGGACAAGAAGCCGGGCGAAGTTAAGAAGGCCGATGACAAGAAGCCGGGCGACAAGAAGTCGATCAAGTCGGCGAACGTCTCCTCGACCTGGTCGGACGACGCCAAGAAGCGTGGCGGCCCGAGCGTGAAGACGCGCGGCGGCGCAGGCGCCGGCGCGACCGGCGGCCGTGATGGCTGGCGCAGCGGCGGTGGCCGCGGCCGTCGTGGCGGCCATGGCGACGACCGTGAATCGAACTTCCAGGCGCCGACCGAGGCGATCGTGAAGGACGTGCACGTGCCCGAGACCATCACGGTGGCCGAACTGGCGCACAAGATGTCGGTGAAGGCCTCCGAGGTCATCAAGCAGCTGATGAAGCTGGGCCAGATGTGCACCATCAACCAGGTGCTGGACCAGGAAACCGCGATGATCGTGGTCGAGGAAATGGGCCACAAGGCCTATGCCGCGGCCGTCGACGATCCGGAAGCGCTGCTGGCCGACCAGGGCGAACACGCCGAGTTCGAGTCCAAGCCGCGCGCGCCGGTCGTGACCGTCATGGGTCACGTCGACCACGGCAAGACCTCGCTGCTGGACTACATCCGTCGCGCGAAAGTGGCGGCGGGCGAAGCCGGCGGCATTACCCAGCACATCGGTGCTTACCACGTGGACACCCCGCGCGGCATGATCACCTTCCTGGACACCCCGGGTCACGAGGCCTTCACGGCCATGCGTGCCCGCGGCGCCAAGGCGACCGACATCGTCATCCTGGTGGTGGCGGCGGACGACGGCGTGATGCCGCAGACCAAGGAAGCGATCGCCCACGCGAAAGCGGCCGGCGTGCCCCTGGTCGTGGCGATCAACAAGATCGACAAGCAGGGCGCCAATACCGACCGCGTCACCCAGGAACTGGTGGGCGAGGGCGTGGTGCCGGAAGAATACGGCGGCGATTCGCCTTTCGTCCCGGTGTCGGCCAAGACCGGCCAGGGCATCGACGACCTGCTCGAGAACGTGCTGCTGCAGGCCGAGGTGCTGGAACTGAAGGCGCCGGTGGAATCCCCGGCGCGCGGCCTGGTGGTCGAGGCGCGCCTCGACAAGGGCCGCGGTCCGGTCGCCACCATCCTGGTGCAGTCGGGCACCCTGAAGCGCGGCGACGTCGTGCTGGCGGGTTCGTCCTTCGGCCGCGTCCGTGCGATGCTGGACGAGAACGGCAAGTCGATCGCCGAAGCGGGTCCCTCGATTCCGGTCGAGATCCAGGGCCTGACCGAGGTGCCGACCGCCGGCGAGGAAGCGATGGTCATGGCGGATGAGCGCAAGGCGCGCGAGATCGCCCTGTTCCGTCAGGGTAAGTTCCGCGACGTCAAGCTGGCTAAGCAGCAGGCAGCGAAGCTGGAAAACATGTTCGACCAGATGGCCGAAGGCGAAGTCAAGAACCTGCCGCTCATCATCAAGACGGACGTACAGGGTTCGCAGGAAGCGCTGGTCGGTTCGCTGCAGAAGCTGTCGACCTCGGAAGTGCGCGTGCAGGTCGTGCACGCCGCCGTGGGTGGCATCAGCGAGTCGGACGTCAACCTGGCGGTGGCCTCGAAGGCGGTCATCATCGGCTTCAACGCCCGTGCCGACGCCTCGGCGCGCAAGCTGGCCGAAGCCAACGGTGTCGACATCCGTTACTACAGCATCATTTACGATGCGATCGACGAGATCAAGACCGCGATGTCGGGCATGCTGGCGCCGGAGAAGCGCGAGCACATCACCGGCCAGGTCGAGATTCGCCAGGTCATCCTGGTCTCGAAGGTCGGCGCGATCGCGGGCTGCCTGGTCACCGATGGCGTGGTCAAGCGTTCCTCCTCGGTCCGCCTGCTGCGCAACAACATCGTGGTCTGGACCGGCGAGATCGATTCGCTCAAGCGCTTCAAGGACGACGTCAAGGAAGTCCGCGCCGGCCTGGAATGCGGCCTGTCGCTGAAGAACTACAACGACATCCAGGTGGGCGACACCCTGGAAGTGTTCGAAGTGCAAGAAGTGGCGCGTACGCTGTAA
- the nusA gene encoding transcription termination factor NusA: MSREILLLVDALAREKNVDKEVVFGALEFALAQATKKRYEGDVDIRVAIDRDTGEFETFRRWHVVPDEAGLQLPDQEILHFEAKEQIPDIEVDEYIEEPIESVEFGRRFAQDTKQVVLQRVRDAEREQILQDFLERGDSLVTGTIKRMERGDAIVESGKIEARLPRDQMIPKENLRIGDRVRAYILRVDRNMRGPQVILSRTAPEFIMKLFELEVPEIEQGLLQIKSAARDAGVRAKIAVYTADKRIDPIGTCVGMRGSRVQAVTGELGGERVDIVLWSDDPAQFVIGALAPANVSSIMVDEEKHAMDVVVDEENLAIAIGRSGQNVRLASELTGWKINIMTAEESANKVAQETAAIRALFMEKLDVDQEVADILVEEGFSSLEEIAYVPISEMLEIESFDEDTVNELRTRARDALVTEAIASEEGLEGMEEALVNLEGMDRTTAGKLGLAGIKTVEAFAALAYDEFGAILALSSDRARELIKNEFNDVTDDEMKLVDSKYDDRAKALQAKAWGLVETAKA; encoded by the coding sequence ATGAGTCGCGAAATTTTGTTACTGGTGGATGCGCTCGCGCGCGAGAAGAACGTCGACAAGGAAGTCGTTTTCGGAGCGCTTGAGTTCGCGCTGGCTCAGGCCACGAAGAAACGCTACGAAGGCGACGTCGACATTCGCGTGGCGATCGACCGCGACACCGGCGAATTCGAGACCTTCCGCCGCTGGCACGTCGTTCCCGACGAGGCCGGCTTGCAGCTGCCCGACCAGGAAATCCTGCACTTCGAAGCGAAGGAACAGATTCCGGACATCGAGGTGGACGAGTACATCGAAGAACCGATCGAGTCGGTCGAGTTCGGCCGCCGTTTTGCCCAGGACACCAAGCAGGTCGTGCTGCAGCGCGTGCGTGACGCAGAGCGCGAGCAGATCCTGCAGGACTTCCTGGAGCGCGGCGATTCGCTGGTGACCGGCACCATCAAGCGTATGGAGCGCGGCGATGCGATCGTGGAATCGGGCAAGATCGAAGCGCGCCTGCCGCGCGACCAGATGATCCCGAAGGAAAACCTGCGCATCGGCGACCGCGTCCGCGCCTACATCCTGCGCGTGGACCGCAATATGCGCGGCCCGCAGGTGATCCTGTCGCGCACCGCGCCGGAATTCATCATGAAGCTGTTCGAGCTGGAAGTTCCGGAAATCGAACAAGGCCTGCTGCAAATCAAATCGGCAGCCCGTGACGCCGGCGTGCGCGCCAAGATTGCCGTCTACACTGCCGACAAGCGCATCGACCCGATCGGCACCTGCGTCGGCATGCGCGGTTCGCGCGTGCAGGCCGTGACCGGCGAACTGGGCGGCGAGCGCGTGGACATCGTGCTGTGGTCGGACGATCCGGCCCAGTTCGTGATCGGCGCCCTGGCTCCGGCCAATGTTTCCTCGATCATGGTCGATGAAGAAAAGCACGCCATGGACGTGGTGGTCGACGAAGAGAACCTGGCAATCGCGATCGGCCGTTCGGGCCAGAACGTGCGCCTGGCCTCCGAGCTGACCGGTTGGAAGATCAACATCATGACGGCCGAGGAATCGGCCAACAAGGTGGCCCAGGAAACTGCCGCGATCCGCGCGCTGTTCATGGAAAAACTGGACGTCGACCAGGAAGTGGCCGATATCCTGGTAGAAGAGGGCTTCTCGAGCCTTGAAGAAATCGCTTACGTGCCTATTTCCGAAATGCTGGAAATCGAATCGTTCGACGAAGACACCGTCAACGAACTGCGCACCCGTGCCCGCGACGCACTGGTGACCGAAGCGATCGCTTCCGAGGAAGGCCTGGAGGGCATGGAAGAAGCCCTGGTCAATCTGGAAGGCATGGACCGTACGACCGCCGGCAAACTTGGCCTGGCCGGTATCAAGACGGTGGAAGCATTCGCGGCCCTCGCATACGACGAGTTCGGCGCCATCCTGGCGTTGTCCTCCGACCGTGCCCGCGAACTGATCAAGAACGAATTTAATGATGTGACCGACGACGAGATGAAGCTGGTCGACAGCAAATATGATGACCGGGCCAAGGCTCTGCAGGCGAAAGCCTGGGGCCTGGTAGAAACGGCCAAGGCATAA
- the rluB gene encoding 23S rRNA pseudouridine(2605) synthase RluB, whose amino-acid sequence MTTEPIETQSAPADEAAAKPKRRTRAKVEAPAVEAAATEAAAEAAPAKPKRIRKAAAPVAEAAAPAADTAPAGDEKPAAKPRKPRAVKAKEEGAAPAVADSAPAPAVAAEAPAAEAQTGFEDKKPRGPRQMREKRMEREARQQARAVEAPAEAEAEANAAPVAEAAPAPAQEGRREGRRDGRNAGQQKQGKQKNAKAQPQQQEGKPEGRPEGKQQARQQGKQQQGKQQGRQQAKGGKPNDADAVFSFVTSDAFDANEGARGNAQPSKVRRDLTAEDDAPKLHKVLAEAGLGSRRDMEELIIAGRVSVNGEPAHIGQRILPTDAVRINGKLLQRRVNNNKPPRVLVYHKPAGEIVSHDDPEGRPSVFDRLPTMKTGKWLAVGRLDFNTEGLLLFTTSGDLANRLMHPRYNIDREYAVRTLGVLEEGMRQKLLSGVELDDGKAAFSKIQDGGGEGINHWYRVVIGEGRNREVRRMFEAVGLTVSRLIRTRYGAMTLPTGLKRGRWEELEENDVRALMAAFGIEKKGAAAPEAKGKAKGGNRDESRRADGNRIDRPDANRNVDPFGQPVPRVGSTRPGALATSPLGTPFAKPFAKPAGGRGGNPGNGGKGGQGGPGGRGGNSGGFGGKGGKGPRQPDPLQTTFGFAGTGGGRRGGQGPRGSEHGLPRRGRRG is encoded by the coding sequence ATGACTACTGAACCAATCGAGACCCAATCCGCCCCGGCGGACGAGGCTGCCGCCAAGCCGAAGCGCCGCACCCGCGCCAAGGTCGAGGCGCCCGCCGTCGAGGCTGCCGCTACCGAGGCTGCGGCCGAAGCCGCACCGGCCAAGCCCAAGCGCATCCGCAAGGCCGCCGCACCGGTGGCCGAGGCCGCCGCGCCGGCCGCCGACACGGCGCCTGCCGGCGACGAGAAACCGGCCGCCAAGCCCCGCAAGCCGCGCGCCGTCAAGGCCAAGGAAGAGGGCGCCGCACCGGCGGTCGCCGACAGCGCGCCGGCCCCGGCCGTGGCCGCCGAAGCGCCGGCCGCCGAGGCCCAGACCGGGTTCGAGGACAAGAAGCCGCGTGGCCCGCGCCAGATGCGCGAGAAGCGCATGGAACGCGAAGCGCGCCAGCAGGCCCGCGCCGTGGAAGCGCCGGCCGAAGCCGAAGCCGAGGCCAATGCCGCGCCGGTTGCCGAAGCCGCACCCGCGCCGGCCCAGGAAGGCCGCCGTGAAGGGCGCCGCGATGGCCGCAACGCCGGCCAGCAGAAGCAGGGCAAGCAGAAGAACGCCAAGGCGCAGCCGCAGCAGCAGGAAGGCAAGCCGGAAGGCAGGCCGGAAGGCAAGCAGCAAGCCAGGCAGCAGGGCAAGCAGCAGCAGGGCAAGCAGCAGGGCAGGCAGCAGGCGAAGGGCGGTAAGCCCAACGATGCCGACGCCGTGTTCTCCTTCGTCACCTCGGACGCCTTCGACGCCAACGAAGGCGCGCGCGGCAATGCCCAGCCCTCGAAAGTGCGCCGCGACCTGACCGCCGAGGACGACGCGCCCAAGCTCCACAAAGTGCTGGCCGAAGCCGGCCTGGGCTCGCGCCGCGACATGGAAGAGCTGATCATCGCCGGCCGCGTGTCTGTGAATGGCGAGCCGGCCCACATCGGCCAGCGCATCCTGCCGACCGATGCCGTGCGCATCAACGGCAAGCTGCTGCAGCGCCGCGTCAACAACAACAAGCCGCCGCGCGTGCTGGTTTACCACAAGCCGGCCGGCGAGATCGTCAGCCACGACGATCCGGAAGGCCGTCCCTCGGTGTTCGACCGCCTGCCGACCATGAAGACCGGCAAGTGGCTGGCCGTCGGCCGCCTGGACTTCAACACCGAAGGCCTGCTGCTGTTCACGACCTCGGGCGACCTGGCGAACCGCCTCATGCACCCGCGCTACAACATCGACCGCGAATACGCGGTGCGTACCCTGGGCGTGCTGGAAGAGGGCATGCGCCAGAAGCTGCTGTCCGGCGTCGAGCTGGATGATGGCAAGGCCGCCTTCTCCAAGATCCAGGATGGCGGCGGCGAAGGCATCAATCACTGGTACCGCGTGGTCATCGGCGAAGGCCGCAACCGCGAGGTGCGCCGCATGTTCGAGGCGGTCGGCCTGACCGTCTCGCGCCTGATCCGCACCCGCTACGGCGCCATGACCCTGCCGACCGGCCTCAAGCGTGGTCGCTGGGAAGAGCTGGAAGAGAACGACGTGCGCGCCCTGATGGCCGCCTTCGGCATCGAGAAGAAGGGCGCGGCCGCGCCCGAGGCGAAAGGCAAGGCCAAGGGCGGCAACCGCGACGAGTCGCGCCGCGCCGACGGCAACCGCATCGACCGTCCGGACGCCAACCGCAACGTCGATCCCTTCGGCCAACCGGTCCCCCGGGTCGGCAGCACCCGTCCGGGCGCGCTGGCCACCAGCCCGCTCGGCACGCCTTTCGCCAAGCCCTTCGCCAAGCCGGCCGGCGGCCGCGGCGGCAATCCGGGCAATGGCGGCAAGGGTGGCCAGGGCGGGCCAGGTGGACGTGGCGGCAACAGCGGCGGCTTCGGCGGCAAGGGCGGCAAAGGCCCGCGCCAGCCGGACCCGCTGCAGACGACCTTCGGCTTCGCCGGCACCGGCGGTGGCCGTCGTGGCGGCCAGGGTCCGCGCGGTTCCGAGCACGGCCTGCCGCGCCGCGGACGCCGCGGCTGA